In Phycisphaerae bacterium, a single window of DNA contains:
- a CDS encoding PEP-CTERM sorting domain-containing protein, giving the protein MKNFLTIAGGLLAVLAFGMPATAAVVWSDGVNLPYSSATVDIEGEFDNEAAWAGGDFKVLNGTASQVPAGWKFAQQSWNNWGNWAVSSSTNLTEGNAALKMTPGGGDWNDIFAGTFITGLTVGQAYTLTFDFQADVGFDKGNPGLKTGDDHQPSASFNVMNVPDNPIGWGATEDYPGHLTGSTWIGLGNWDGNYHQQSRDFVATADSMAFVIKIRSMNSPGSVRIDNLVVTPEPAAMILLALGGLACLYRRR; this is encoded by the coding sequence ATGAAGAACTTTCTAACTATTGCTGGTGGATTGTTGGCCGTCCTGGCGTTCGGGATGCCGGCCACGGCCGCAGTCGTCTGGTCCGACGGTGTGAACTTGCCTTACAGCAGTGCGACCGTCGACATCGAGGGCGAGTTCGATAACGAGGCCGCTTGGGCGGGTGGCGACTTCAAGGTTCTCAATGGTACCGCCTCACAGGTGCCCGCTGGCTGGAAGTTCGCCCAACAGAGCTGGAACAACTGGGGGAACTGGGCTGTCAGTTCTTCCACGAATCTCACCGAGGGCAATGCCGCCCTGAAGATGACGCCCGGCGGTGGAGATTGGAATGACATCTTCGCCGGCACCTTCATCACCGGCCTGACAGTGGGCCAAGCTTACACCCTGACGTTCGATTTCCAGGCTGATGTCGGGTTCGACAAAGGAAATCCCGGACTGAAAACGGGAGACGACCACCAGCCCAGTGCTTCCTTCAATGTCATGAACGTCCCCGATAATCCGATCGGTTGGGGAGCCACCGAAGATTACCCCGGCCACCTGACCGGCTCGACATGGATCGGTCTGGGGAACTGGGACGGCAATTACCATCAGCAGTCACGCGACTTCGTGGCAACGGCTGATAGCATGGCCTTCGTGATCAAGATCCGGAGCATGAATTCTCCGGGTTCGGTCCGGATCGATAACCTGGTCGTCACGCCCGAACCGGCGGCGATGATCTTGCTGGCCCTCGGCGGCCTGGCATGCCTGTATCGCCGACGGTAA